The Candidatus Palauibacter polyketidifaciens region CGCGGATGCGGCCGCCGTGCGCCTCGACGAGTCCCTTCGAGATCGCGAGCCCGAGCCCGGTCCCTTCCGTAGGGCTGACACGCTTGCGGAACAGGTGCCCCAGCCGGTCGGGCGGGATCCCCCGGCCCTCGTCGGAGACCGAGACGGCGACGCAGGCGCCCTCGCGCGCCGCCTCGACGCGGATCGGCGAGGCCGGCGGCGAGTGCCGGGCGGCGTTCGAGATCAGGTTGTTCAGGACCTGCACGATGCGCTCGCGGTCGGCCATGGCGGGCGGCAGGTCGGGCGGCAGGTCGATGAGGACGGGCTGGCGGCCGCCGCCGCTCACGAACGTGTTGCGGGCCCGGTCGACGAGGGCCGCCACGTGCGTGGGCTCGGGCTGGACGGTGAGCGTGCCCGCCTCGATGCTCCCGGCGTCCAGCAGGTCCGCGATCAGGCCCCGCATGTGGTCGGCCTGGGCGCCGATGATGCGGAAGAACTGCACCATCTCGGCCTGCGACGGGAGCGGCTCGGCGTCGAGCACCGTCGAGGCCGAGCCCTTGATCGAGGTGAGCGGTGTTCGCAGCTCATGGCTCACCATGCCGAGGAACTCCGCCCGCTGCCGCTCCAGCTCGTCCAGCGGCGCCAGGTCCTGCATGGTGACGACGACCGATACGATGCTTTCGTCCGGCGAGCGGATCGGCGTGACGTTGACGAGCACGCGCACGCTCCGCCCGTCGGGCACCGAGAGCTCGACCTCTTCGGCGCGCAGCGGCTCCGCGTGCCCGAGCTGCCGGGACAGCGGCAGCGCTTCGAGCGACACCTCGCGCCCGTCGGCGTGCCGGGCCGTGATCACCTCGAGCAGCTGCTCCGGCGGGCGGCCCGGCGTGCGCAGCGCCTCGACGATGCGCCGCGCCTCGCGGTTGAACGAGAGCGGATGGCCGGTTGCGGCCTCGAACACCACCACGCCGACCGGCGAGGTCTCGATCACCGCCGCCAGGTCGGCCCGCGCGCGCTCCACGTCCCGGTGGATGCGCGCGTTGGCGATCGCCGCGGCCGCCTGCGAGGCGAACAGGACCAGGATCTCCTCGTCGGCGCCCGTGAACGCCCCGCCGTCCTCCTTGTCGGCGAGAAAGAAGTGGCCGAGGTGCTCGCCCCCGCGGTGCATCGGGGTGCCCTGGAGCGTCTTCGAGCCCCACGGGTTCGGGGACATGCCGAGCGAGCGCAGGTAGTCGTCCACGTCCGCCACCCGGATCGGCGCGGGGAGGTCGCGCAGGTGCGCGAACAGCCGCGGCCCGTCGGGCCACTCGACCATCTCGCGGCGCTCCTCGGGCGCAAGGCCTGAGACGACGAAGTCCTCGACCCCGCCCGACGGGTCGATCGTCGTGATCACGCCCATG contains the following coding sequences:
- a CDS encoding ATP-binding protein; the protein is MSDPDVRGPENGASGDRASRLSAAILRVSASLDLPTVLQEVVESARALTGARMGVITTIDPSGGVEDFVVSGLAPEERREMVEWPDGPRLFAHLRDLPAPIRVADVDDYLRSLGMSPNPWGSKTLQGTPMHRGGEHLGHFFLADKEDGGAFTGADEEILVLFASQAAAAIANARIHRDVERARADLAAVIETSPVGVVVFEAATGHPLSFNREARRIVEALRTPGRPPEQLLEVITARHADGREVSLEALPLSRQLGHAEPLRAEEVELSVPDGRSVRVLVNVTPIRSPDESIVSVVVTMQDLAPLDELERQRAEFLGMVSHELRTPLTSIKGSASTVLDAEPLPSQAEMVQFFRIIGAQADHMRGLIADLLDAGSIEAGTLTVQPEPTHVAALVDRARNTFVSGGGRQPVLIDLPPDLPPAMADRERIVQVLNNLISNAARHSPPASPIRVEAAREGACVAVSVSDEGRGIPPDRLGHLFRKRVSPTEGTGLGLAISKGLVEAHGGRIRAESGGTGRGARFTFTLPISGEDAPEAATPRPAAGRMHRGRILVVDDDPQTLRYVRDVLSDAGYAPVATGEPGEIAAIIRAEKPRLVLLDLILPGTDGIELMKQLPELSDVPVIFISAYGRDETIARALESGAADYIVKPFSPTELAARVKAALRAHARPETLVHGDLAIDHDRKRVSVAGAEVRLTAIEFELLGVLSAAGGRTVTTETLLRKVWGRRAADDTDRVRTAVKKLRRKLGDSAADPAYIFNEHGVGYRIASPGPPMPDRRADPAGGCPPGQR